In Cervus elaphus chromosome 5, mCerEla1.1, whole genome shotgun sequence, the following proteins share a genomic window:
- the LOC122693257 gene encoding proteasome assembly chaperone 3-like, whose product MRWRSQQGPPELFSDWSHSPGERLRSATVHCGHFPSFLPAASHEAGFGKLSGDRVNLRRPPPSWLAATITELYNATGQCDPDANSATEGKPLVISKQKTAVVCGVPTQVVCTAFTSHILVVVTQLGKMGTLEPSSVTSDIGKPVLTTKVLLGKGEPLIHVFAKNLVAFVSQEAGNRAVLLTLDRKDKSMVVVKALKEVIQTCQVW is encoded by the exons ATGCGATGGAGGAGCCAGCAAGGCCCACCGGAGCTGTTCTCGGATTGGAGCCACTCGCCTGGTGAGAGGCTCCGGTCCGCCACCGTCCACTGTGGGCACTTCCCTTCCTTCCTACCGGCTGCCTCCCATGAAGCGGGCTTCGGGAAGCTTTCAGGCGACCGGGTAAACCTGCGCCGTCCGCCTCCGAGTTGGCTAGCGGCCACTATCACCGAGCTCTACAATGCGACCGGGCAGTGTGACCCGGA TGCCA ACTCAGCTACGGAAGGTAAACCATTGGTGATATCTAAACAGAAGACTGCAGTGGTGTGTGGAGTCCCCACCCAGGTGGTCTGCACAGCGTTTACCAGTCACATCCTGGTGGTGGTGACCCAGTTGGGGAAGATGGGTACCCTGGAACCCAGCAGTGTGACCAGTGACATTGGCAAGCCTGTGCTTACCACTAAAGTCCTCCTCGGGAAGGGTGAGCCTCTCATCCATGTCTTCGCAAAGAACCTGGTGGCATTTGTGTCTCAAGAAGCTGGAAACAGAGCAGTTCTCCTCACCCTGGACAGGAAGGACAAGAGCATGGTGGTGGTGAAGGCTCTGAAGGAGGTGATCCAGACGTGCCAGGTGTGGTGA